The following nucleotide sequence is from Fusarium graminearum PH-1 chromosome 1, whole genome shotgun sequence.
CGCATTGCTGGGTGTGTTATAAGGGTCAAAAAGCTTGACTGTTTTATCGGCGGCACAAGTCAAGAGCTTCTGATCGCGGGTCCATGTTATACCCTTGACGATGTTCTCGTGCGCTGAGGCATGCCAGATCTCATCTCGATCGGCCAGATTCCACACCTTGACAATACCATCACCAGCGCCGGAAGCGACATGGTCCAGTGAGTTGGGATCCTTGGCCATAGAGTAGACACCGTCGACATGGCCGTTTCCTAGTTGCCCAATGAAAGGCTGGGCATGCATTCGCTCAAGCTTAACGGCATTGAGGGCTCTCTGGTATTCTCGTGCGCGTTCGAAAGGGTGCAGAGCGGAATCGAGGTTGCGTGGTTGTTTGGTAACATCTGAGCCGGCGACTTGTTGTGTCGAGGCGGAGCGAGtgagagccttgatcttcatGTTGAAAGACCTCGTATATTTTGAGATTTGCTACTCTTGAGGCTGTTATTTTTGGCGTGCAGCAATACACTATCGATCTCTGCAAAGGAAAAAGAGCAGTGAGTGGCTAACAGTATTACCCCAGAAGTGAAGCTATcaatatttttttttgttatcGTTCGAGCATCCTTGCCCATACGGGCCGATAAGAGCGGGATTACTAATAGTCCGTCACCGAGCCAGGTACAGAATACAGTTCAGCAGATCGCATATGCAACTCTAAGGTCAGGGCTTCAGTTCGCATTGTTGCGAAAACTCACCCTCTTTGTTCACCTGCACCCATTTTTCTCGCCCTTTGCACAATTACGCTCTGAAACACCGGGCATACGCCAATTTTTTATTCTAGTTCCTACACCACGCGACTATCACGGTCTTCACTCGTAGATTCTTTTAGGCGCGCAGTCGCCCAGGAATATGGACGGGATGGATTACGATCCTATGGTGATGGACGGGGAGCCCGAGCAGCCCCAAGTGAAGATCTCTGCGGTATGAGAAGACTCGCGAGCCTTTCTGCTTTCGGGGGACACTCAACTGATGTAACTTGATACGACCCAGGCCGACCACATGCATGTCGATTTCGAGCTCTCTAAGACGAACCTCTCTTTCGCCAATGCCGTGCGACGAGTCATCCAGGCCGAGGTGCCCACAATTGCTATTGACCTGGTCGAGATCGAGACCAACAGCTCCGTGCTAGCTGACGAGTTCATCGCCCACCGCCTGGGTCTTATCCCCCTCGATTCAAAAGGAGTTGCCGAGCTCAACTACTCACGAGACTGCGACTGTGAGCAATATTGCGAACAGTGCAGCGTAACTCTTACACTACACGCCAAGTGCACGTCCGACGAGATTATGAAAGTTTATGCGCGTGATCTGGTAGTCGATGGACGACATGGAAATTCGGTGGGAAGTCCTATGATTATGGACCCCGAGGGGTATGGCTGCCTGATTGCGAAGCTGCGCAAGCATCAGGAGCTGAAGATCAGCTGCATTGCGAAAAAGGGAATCGCAAAGGAGCACGCCAAGTGGATGCCTACGTCTGCTGTTGGCTTTGAGTATGATCCTCACAACAAGTTGAACCACATTGATTGGTGGTTCGAGAACGACACAGATCCAGCTGTTGAATGGTAAGCATACCAGCTAGACTTGGAATGATAGAAGACTAACATGACAATCTCAGGCCCAAGAGCAAATACGCTCAGTGGGAGGATGCTCCTCAAGAGGGCGAGCCTTTTGATTACGATGCCGTCCCCAACAGGTTCTACTTCGAGGTCGAGTCATCAGGGAGCATGGAGCCTGATCAGATTGTGCGGGAAGGCATTAGAGTTCTGCAACAGAAGATTGGCGGTCTGCTCAAGGGGCTGGATCCTAGAAAGTACGGCGGAGACGAGGCCGACTTCGACGGACCCCGAAGTCCAGACATGAACATGGAAGGAGGCACCACGCCATGGCAAGATGGAGGCTACACCACGCCgtatggtggtggtggcggccAGACGGCGTACGGAGGCGGTGGTATGACAGCTTATGGAACAACACCATATGGAGGATCTTGGCAGTAAGAGCGAGAGGCGTTTCACGGGTATAGTCACTTCGTAATCAAAGACGGTTTGGCAGTCTAAAGATCAATCAGGTTTGCAACAATTTTAAAACAACCAAGCATAGTACAATCATAGAATGGATTAATTTCAGGAAGCAAAAATCTCATAACGCACCCCGTTCTATCTAGATAGTATTTTGTGTATGTAGAAGCAGAAAATGCTAGCCTATCCACCTTGTCCCGTTCTATATGTTGAGTTGTATGATATACAAACCAGTTCCTCTTGTAAGAGATGGAGCCGGGAAATCTCGAATTCCAAAGCAGAAATGGCACAGTCACCGCCTTTTAGTGACAAAATGACAAAAAACACAACGCCGAAATATGCCCGTCTTCTCCATGGTCTATAATGCCGTCTATAGGTTCGCGTCTAAGCCTTGCACCTTGCGGTATGCCTTGCGGTGCATTTCTAGGAAGACAAATGTGCAGATGGTTTGACTGGCGAGTGTCAGTTGAGAGTCTGAGTCCGAGAAAAAGGTTAACCTACGGTCCAAGTCTGAGGAAACTGGGAACCCAGCCCTTGAACATCCACATAAGGCCGTCAGTTCGGTGAATGTCGCGAATCAAGTGCAGAACTCCGTGGTCATGCGTCGAAGACATGACGCGAGTCTTGATAACATCAACAGGACTTGTGATGGTAGCAGCAACAAAACCAGCAATGAACGAAGCGGTGAAGTGAGTCTTGAGGTTATCCTCCATGGGCGTGTACTTGAGCAGCAGACTCTTTGAGATATCGTAACTGGCGAGTTGACCGGCTGTCATGAACATGGCACGACTACTGTTTGGCAACCAGCCACGGAACATGCTCTTGGGTCCTTCTTCGCGCGCCATGCGAACCATGCCGTCAAACGCATGGCGGTAGTTTCGACGCTCGGCGTGGGGAAGCGCAGCATCGTGCTGCATGCGCACATTAAGTACATCGGCAAAGTTTCCAGCAATGCCGCCTACGAAACCAGAGCCAGCGGCGAGGCCAACGAGAGTCGCAAACGATGGGTCACGACCTTCGTTACGGCGTGTAATGCGCGTCTTGAGCTCTTCGTAGACGCCGAATCGGACGGTAGAATACGACATCTGGCGCAGCAACGAGGCTGAGATACCACTGTAGAGACCGAGGGGGCCGTCATTGCGGAGGATGTGGACAAAGGTGCCGACCATGTTCTTGGGCGCATTGCCAGTGCGCATTTGAAGACGAACCTAGAAAGAGTGTGAGGAGTTGCTATACACTGAATGGGAGGTTCTCAAGCTTTACCTTGACTACCAAAGACTCAATGTCAGCccatgttgatcaacatgaTAAGACAAACGCAGGATATTCAAGACATACCTAGATCCAAAGGAT
It contains:
- a CDS encoding DNA-directed RNA polymerase II 33 kDa polypeptide → MDYDPMVMDGEPEQPQVKISAADHMHVDFELSKTNLSFANAVRRVIQAEVPTIAIDLVEIETNSSVLADEFIAHRLGLIPLDSKGVAELNYSRDCDCEQYCEQCSVTLTLHAKCTSDEIMKVYARDLVVDGRHGNSVGSPMIMDPEGYGCLIAKLRKHQELKISCIAKKGIAKEHAKWMPTSAVGFEYDPHNKLNHIDWWFENDTDPAVEWPKSKYAQWEDAPQEGEPFDYDAVPNRFYFEVESSGSMEPDQIVREGIRVLQQKIGGLLKGLDPRKYGGDEADFDGPRSPDMNMEGGTTPWQDGGYTTPYGGGGGQTAYGGGGMTAYGTTPYGGSWQ